A stretch of the Massilia varians genome encodes the following:
- the lolA gene encoding outer membrane lipoprotein chaperone LolA — translation MKFTTYRFAALIATTAFALSANAGAAALDQFKSFVASTKSAKGEFTQQQLTKSKSGKAAPVSSGTFVFARPGKFIWTYQKPYEQLLQADGETLYIYDKDLNQVSTRKLGNALGSSPAAILFGSNDLEKNFTLSEAGERDGAEWLTAVPKSKDTTFEQIGIGLKGGVPVAMELKDQFGQVSLLKFTNFQRNPALGAQQFTFSVPKGADVVNQ, via the coding sequence ATGAAATTCACGACTTACCGATTCGCAGCACTCATCGCAACGACCGCATTTGCCCTGTCGGCCAACGCCGGCGCCGCCGCCCTCGACCAGTTCAAGAGCTTCGTCGCCAGCACCAAGTCGGCCAAGGGCGAATTCACCCAGCAGCAGCTGACCAAATCCAAGAGCGGCAAGGCGGCGCCGGTCTCGAGCGGCACGTTCGTGTTCGCCCGTCCCGGCAAGTTCATCTGGACCTACCAGAAGCCCTATGAACAGCTGCTGCAGGCCGATGGCGAGACGCTCTACATCTACGACAAGGACCTGAACCAGGTCAGCACCCGCAAGCTGGGCAACGCCCTGGGTTCGTCGCCGGCCGCCATCCTGTTCGGCAGCAACGACCTGGAAAAGAACTTCACCCTCTCGGAAGCCGGCGAGCGCGACGGCGCCGAATGGCTGACCGCGGTACCGAAGAGCAAGGACACCACCTTCGAGCAGATCGGCATCGGCCTGAAGGGCGGGGTGCCGGTGGCGATGGAGCTGAAGGACCAGTTCGGCCAGGTCTCGCTGCTGAAGTTCACCAACTTCCAGCGCAACCCGGCGCTGGGCGCCCAGCAGTTCACCTTCTCGGTGCCGAAGGGCGCCGACGTCGTCAACCAGTAA
- a CDS encoding replication-associated recombination protein A, with protein MDDLFKNEPAPPLAEALRPRTIDEVIGQSHLLGPGKPLNLVFKSGKPHSMILWGPPGVGKTTLARLTAYAFDCEFIALSAVLSGVKDIRAAVEQAEHYLQQGKHTILFIDEIHRFNKSQQDALLPFVESGLVTLIGATTENPSFEVNSALLSRSQVYVLKALSDEEMRQLLKRAQQRVLQHLTFDEVAVDTLVGYADGDARRFLNLLEQTKTSSDTAGVTRITAEFVENALTLNARRFDKGGDNFYDQISALHKSVRGSHPDAALYWLCRMLDGGADAKYLSRRIVRMAWEDIGLADPRALQIANDAATTYERLGSPEGELALGQAVIYLAIAAKSNAGYNAFNEAMAFVKKDKSREVPVHLRNAPTKLMKELGYGHAYRYAHDEPHAYAAGETYLPDGMREPGWYRPVPRGVESKIADKLAFLRSLDDEAGGS; from the coding sequence ATGGATGACCTGTTCAAGAACGAGCCCGCCCCGCCGCTGGCCGAAGCCCTGCGTCCGCGCACCATCGACGAAGTCATCGGCCAGAGCCACCTGCTCGGCCCCGGCAAGCCGCTGAACCTGGTGTTCAAGTCTGGCAAGCCGCATTCGATGATCCTGTGGGGACCGCCGGGCGTGGGCAAGACCACGCTGGCGCGCCTGACCGCCTATGCCTTCGACTGCGAGTTCATCGCGCTGTCGGCGGTGCTCTCGGGCGTGAAGGACATCCGCGCCGCCGTCGAGCAGGCCGAGCACTACCTCCAGCAGGGCAAGCACACCATCCTGTTCATCGACGAGATCCACCGTTTCAACAAGTCGCAGCAGGACGCCTTGCTGCCCTTCGTGGAATCGGGCCTGGTGACCCTGATCGGCGCCACCACCGAGAACCCTTCGTTCGAGGTCAACTCGGCGCTGCTGTCGCGCTCCCAGGTCTACGTGCTCAAGGCCTTGAGCGACGAGGAGATGCGCCAGCTATTGAAGCGCGCCCAGCAGCGCGTGCTGCAGCACCTGACGTTCGACGAGGTTGCGGTCGATACCCTGGTCGGCTATGCGGACGGCGATGCGCGCCGCTTCCTCAACCTGCTGGAGCAGACCAAGACCTCGAGCGACACGGCCGGCGTCACCCGCATCACCGCGGAGTTCGTCGAGAACGCGCTGACGCTCAACGCACGGCGCTTCGACAAGGGCGGCGACAATTTCTACGACCAGATCTCGGCCCTGCACAAGTCGGTGCGCGGCTCGCATCCGGACGCGGCCCTGTACTGGCTGTGCCGCATGCTCGACGGCGGCGCCGACGCCAAGTACCTGTCGCGCCGCATCGTGCGCATGGCCTGGGAAGACATCGGTCTGGCCGACCCGCGCGCCCTCCAGATCGCCAACGATGCCGCCACCACCTATGAACGCCTCGGTTCGCCCGAAGGCGAGCTGGCCCTGGGCCAGGCCGTGATCTACCTGGCGATCGCCGCCAAGAGCAATGCCGGCTACAACGCGTTCAACGAAGCGATGGCCTTCGTGAAGAAGGACAAGTCGCGCGAGGTGCCGGTCCATCTGCGCAACGCGCCCACCAAGCTGATGAAGGAACTCGGCTACGGCCACGCCTACCGCTATGCCCACGACGAGCCGCATGCCTATGCGGCGGGCGAGACCTACCTGCCGGACGGGATGCGCGAGCCGGGCTGGTACCGGCCGGTGCCGCGCGGGGTGGAGTCGAAGATCGCCGACAAGCTCGCCTTCCTGCGCAGCCTCGACGACGAGGCCGGCGGGTCCTGA
- a CDS encoding choice-of-anchor Q domain-containing protein, with protein MKNVVNFASNARVNALLCCSAAVLLTALGSTAYAADNAMASEATVAAATSSVDQVTELYRTLLGREPDTAGLAYWAGHVNNGMPLDTVRVALMSSQEYQNRTDSTAKTSFYHLYVATTGSDSNPGTQARPFKTINKAASVAKANTTVHVAPGTYNGNVTTRLSGTSSAPIRFVSDTKWGAKIVGTGKEVMWLNNGSYVEINGFDISGPGRLGIQNMGSNTLVTNNRVHHITVSGGCTGSGGAGIVNASYTSAAGDIIGNVVHDIGKPGGCNGVQGIYSSNRGSKIMNNIVYRASAYGIHLWHAATDSTIANNTVFANGSSSMGGGIVTGVGDKPGNIQLKNTKVINNIVYKNPRQGISQYCYSGQSCIGSGNVTANNLVYGNGSAISLRVGSATGTVNAEPKFVSYNPTGTGDYRLQSTSPAVNKGIKTAAPTVDIDNALRPKGGAWDIGAYENY; from the coding sequence ATGAAAAACGTAGTCAACTTTGCTTCGAATGCCCGCGTCAACGCACTCCTTTGCTGCAGCGCAGCCGTCCTGCTGACCGCCCTTGGCAGCACCGCCTACGCCGCCGACAACGCCATGGCATCCGAAGCGACTGTTGCCGCCGCGACGAGCTCGGTCGACCAGGTCACCGAACTCTACCGTACGCTGCTCGGCCGCGAGCCGGACACCGCCGGCCTCGCCTACTGGGCCGGCCACGTCAACAATGGCATGCCGCTGGACACCGTGCGCGTCGCCCTGATGAGCAGCCAGGAATATCAGAACCGCACCGACTCCACCGCCAAGACCTCGTTCTATCACCTGTACGTGGCCACCACCGGTTCGGACTCGAACCCGGGCACCCAGGCGCGTCCTTTCAAAACCATCAACAAGGCCGCCTCGGTCGCCAAGGCAAACACCACCGTGCACGTGGCGCCAGGCACTTACAACGGCAACGTCACGACCAGGCTCAGCGGCACCTCGAGCGCCCCGATCCGCTTCGTGTCCGACACCAAGTGGGGCGCCAAGATCGTCGGCACCGGCAAGGAAGTGATGTGGCTGAATAACGGCAGCTACGTCGAGATCAACGGCTTCGACATCAGCGGCCCGGGCCGCCTGGGCATCCAGAACATGGGTTCGAACACGCTGGTGACCAACAACCGCGTCCACCACATCACCGTCTCGGGCGGCTGCACGGGTTCCGGCGGCGCCGGCATCGTCAACGCCAGCTACACCAGCGCGGCCGGCGACATCATCGGCAACGTGGTGCACGACATCGGCAAGCCGGGCGGCTGCAACGGCGTTCAGGGTATCTACTCGTCGAACCGCGGCAGCAAGATCATGAACAACATCGTCTACCGCGCCTCGGCCTACGGCATCCACCTGTGGCATGCCGCGACCGATTCGACCATCGCCAACAACACCGTGTTCGCCAACGGCTCGAGCAGCATGGGCGGCGGCATCGTCACCGGGGTGGGCGACAAGCCGGGCAACATCCAGCTGAAGAACACGAAGGTCATCAACAACATCGTGTACAAGAACCCGCGCCAGGGCATCTCGCAGTACTGCTACTCGGGCCAGAGCTGCATCGGCTCGGGCAACGTCACCGCGAACAACCTGGTCTACGGCAACGGCTCGGCCATCTCGCTGCGCGTCGGCAGCGCTACCGGCACCGTCAACGCCGAGCCGAAGTTCGTCAGCTACAACCCGACCGGCACCGGCGACTATCGCCTGCAGAGCACGTCGCCAGCCGTGAACAAGGGCATCAAGACCGCCGCCCCGACGGTCGACATCGACAACGCGCTGCGTCCGAAGGGCGGCGCATGGGACATCGGCGCCTACGAGAACTACTGA
- a CDS encoding right-handed parallel beta-helix repeat-containing protein, which yields MNLQTFRYPLIACTLLVAGLGLKACISLEQPVDPRALFVAPGGNDNNPGAEGAPLQTIGAAARRAVPGSTVHVAPGTYRENIKSMKSGTPSAPIRYVSTVKWGARIIGSGLEAVWENHGEHVEIAGFDVSGSGRNGILNYGSWVRVLNNHVHDLTVTGGCSSKGGGGIVFSNYQASDGEISGNLVHDIGEPGTCSGVQGIYYSNLRGKIYNNVVYRASAWGIHLWHAANKVVVANNTVFANGSTTTGGGIVLGTGDAPGNVVMTETKVINNIVAYHPRASIRQYCYPGESCIGADNLVAHNLVFGNAAKIEMLVGKDIGTITQDPLFVDFRPDGKGNYRLRKDSPARKRGVVALAPPTDIEGVSRPRAPAVDIGAYQH from the coding sequence ATGAACCTGCAAACCTTTCGGTATCCGCTGATCGCCTGCACCCTGCTGGTGGCCGGCCTCGGCCTCAAGGCATGTATCTCGCTCGAGCAGCCGGTCGACCCGCGTGCCCTGTTCGTCGCTCCCGGCGGAAACGACAACAACCCCGGCGCCGAAGGCGCGCCGCTGCAGACCATCGGCGCTGCCGCCCGGCGCGCGGTTCCGGGCAGTACCGTCCACGTCGCCCCCGGCACCTACCGCGAGAACATCAAGTCGATGAAGAGCGGCACGCCCAGCGCGCCGATCCGCTATGTCTCGACGGTCAAGTGGGGCGCCCGGATCATCGGAAGCGGCCTTGAGGCGGTCTGGGAAAACCATGGCGAGCACGTCGAGATTGCCGGCTTCGACGTCAGCGGCAGCGGACGTAACGGCATCCTGAACTACGGCTCCTGGGTGCGCGTGCTCAACAACCACGTGCATGACCTGACGGTCACGGGCGGCTGCAGCAGCAAGGGCGGCGGCGGCATCGTATTCAGCAACTACCAGGCCTCGGACGGCGAAATCAGCGGCAACCTGGTGCACGACATCGGCGAGCCGGGCACCTGCTCGGGTGTCCAGGGCATCTATTACTCCAACCTGCGCGGCAAGATCTACAACAACGTCGTCTATCGCGCCTCGGCATGGGGCATCCATCTCTGGCATGCCGCCAACAAGGTCGTCGTCGCGAACAACACGGTGTTCGCGAACGGTTCAACCACGACCGGCGGGGGCATCGTGCTGGGAACCGGCGATGCGCCGGGAAATGTGGTGATGACGGAAACCAAGGTGATCAACAACATCGTCGCCTACCATCCGCGCGCGTCGATCCGGCAATATTGCTATCCCGGCGAGTCCTGCATCGGCGCCGACAATCTCGTCGCGCACAATCTTGTTTTCGGAAATGCTGCAAAAATTGAAATGTTGGTTGGGAAAGATATTGGAACGATTACCCAAGATCCTCTGTTTGTCGATTTCCGACCTGATGGCAAAGGCAACTATCGCCTGCGCAAGGATTCACCGGCCCGCAAACGTGGGGTGGTTGCCCTTGCGCCCCCGACCGATATCGAAGGGGTGAGCCGGCCGCGCGCGCCCGCAGTGGACATCGGAGCTTATCAACACTGA
- a CDS encoding lipopolysaccharide biosynthesis protein: MLTQMKSLLASLPLGRSPDARRNLSTAIGSTMLRQMLSSALYFVALWITTRQLGPHHNGLLVTALLLPQTLYAVLNLGLASSHVYHMSSGTPDAAAMRRVNWILACTLWGVAVLALALSSDVMVGRYLPGTSKDTALFASLLFPAMLLAAWTVSLIQGARDYTTFNKTALIQPFTFCAGVLALGAAGAISVVAVLSCHILSQAALWLASETRVRRYPAAAPGGALDLARMIGYGLRAHLSNVITFLNYRVGLYTVSLLLDPSAAGIYALSVQLAEALWLIASAASVVVFPESAAANGTPAALRQMVGRIARAVFKITLVVGVLAAGLSTVLIPWAFGKDYAGAVLPFIVLLPGIITWSYMNVIANSLAGMGRQGVNIVGATLSLVLNGVGCMLAIPAYGMWGAALAASVAFTATAAYTVFMYRRIMTKRIAQAGGDKG, encoded by the coding sequence ATGCTGACCCAAATGAAGAGCCTGCTTGCGTCGCTGCCACTCGGCCGCAGCCCCGACGCGCGCCGCAACCTCTCGACCGCCATCGGCTCGACGATGCTGCGCCAGATGCTCTCGAGCGCCTTGTACTTCGTCGCCTTGTGGATCACCACGCGCCAGCTCGGCCCGCACCACAACGGCCTCCTGGTGACGGCCCTGCTGCTGCCGCAAACCCTGTACGCCGTCCTGAACCTGGGCCTGGCCTCCAGCCATGTCTACCACATGAGCAGCGGAACTCCGGATGCCGCGGCCATGCGCCGCGTGAACTGGATCCTGGCCTGCACCCTGTGGGGCGTGGCCGTGCTCGCGCTCGCGCTGAGCAGCGACGTCATGGTCGGGCGCTACCTGCCGGGCACGAGCAAGGACACGGCCTTGTTTGCCAGTCTGCTGTTCCCGGCCATGCTGCTGGCGGCCTGGACCGTATCGCTGATCCAGGGCGCGCGCGACTACACCACCTTCAACAAGACCGCGCTGATCCAGCCCTTCACCTTCTGCGCGGGCGTGCTGGCGCTGGGCGCCGCGGGCGCGATCAGCGTCGTCGCGGTGCTGAGCTGCCATATCCTGAGCCAGGCCGCCTTGTGGCTGGCCAGCGAAACGCGGGTGCGGCGCTACCCGGCCGCAGCTCCCGGCGGCGCGCTCGACCTGGCGCGGATGATCGGCTATGGGCTGCGGGCGCACCTGAGCAACGTGATCACTTTCCTCAACTACAGGGTCGGCTTGTATACGGTCAGCCTGCTGCTCGATCCATCCGCGGCCGGCATCTACGCGCTCTCGGTGCAGCTGGCCGAGGCGCTGTGGCTGATCGCGAGCGCGGCATCGGTGGTCGTGTTCCCGGAATCGGCGGCGGCCAACGGCACGCCCGCGGCGCTGCGCCAGATGGTGGGCCGCATCGCGCGGGCCGTGTTCAAGATCACGCTCGTGGTGGGCGTGCTGGCGGCGGGGCTATCCACCGTGCTGATTCCCTGGGCTTTCGGGAAGGATTACGCGGGCGCCGTCCTTCCCTTCATTGTCCTGTTACCGGGAATTATCACCTGGAGCTACATGAACGTCATTGCCAACTCGCTGGCGGGCATGGGCCGGCAGGGCGTCAACATCGTGGGGGCCACCTTGTCCCTGGTACTCAATGGCGTGGGCTGCATGCTGGCGATCCCGGCCTACGGCATGTGGGGGGCGGCGCTGGCCGCCAGCGTGGCGTTCACGGCCACGGCCGCTTACACGGTGTTCATGTACCGGCGCATCATGACCAAGCGTATCGCGCAGGCCGGAGGAGACAAGGGATGA